A single genomic interval of Oncorhynchus tshawytscha isolate Ot180627B linkage group LG15, Otsh_v2.0, whole genome shotgun sequence harbors:
- the LOC112215031 gene encoding branched-chain-amino-acid aminotransferase, cytosolic-like, translating into MSSQGSGKDVSTSSGMEDSVHSFKAADLVIELSQTHKAKPDLTNLVFGTVFSDHMLTIEWTNAGGWHKPHIKSLHLACSAMHYAVQLFEGMKAYRGADDKVCLFRPMLNMNRMAKSAERASLLALYIRAWRGGTGDCTMGGNYGASIYAQHEAVDYGCQQVLWLYGDDHQITEVGTMNMITFKEALATPPLDGIILPGMMRQSILELTRKWGEFKVCERYLTMADLCCALKEGRVKEKFGSGTACVVSPVGCILYQGENLHIPCQEDFPQLASRLMKELTDVQYVPTQSDWSVLV; encoded by the exons ATGTCCTCCCAGGGCTCCGGTAAAGATGTATCCACCAGTAGCGGCATGGAAGACAGCGTCCACAGCTTCAAG GCAGCTGACCTGGTCATTGAGCTGTCCCAGACCCACAAGGCCAAACCTGACCTGACCAATCTGGTGTTTGGAACTGTGTTCTCTGACCACATGTTGACCATAGAGTGGACCAACGCTGGAGGCTGGCATAAACCTCACATCAAGTCTCTCCACCTGGCCTGCTCAGCCATGCACTACGCTGTGCAG TTGTTTGAGGGTATGAAGGCATACCGAGGTGCTGATGACAAAGTCTGTCTCTTCAGACCCATGCTCAACATGAACCGTATGGCGAAGTCTGCAGAGAGGGCCAGCCTGCTG gcattgTACATCAGAGCctggagaggagggacaggagactgTACGATGGGAGG GAACTATGGAGCGTCTATCTACGCCCAGCATGAAGCAGTGGATTATGGGTGCCAGCAGGTCCTCTGGCTGTACGGAGACGACCATCAAATCACAGAGGTCGGAACCATGAACATGATCACTTTCA AGGAGGCGCTGGCAACGCCCCCTCTGGATGGAATAATCCTACCTGGGATGATGCGGCAGAGCATCCTGGAACTCACCAGGAAAtgg ggGGAGTTTAAGGTGTGTGAGAGGTACCTGACCATGGCAGACCTGTGCTGTGCTCTGAAAGAGGGCCGTGTTAAGGAGAAGTTTGGCTCTGGTACTGCATGTGTGGTCAGTCCTGTGGGATGCATACTCTACCagggagag aacCTACATATCCCCTGCCAGGAGGATTTCCCCCAGCTGGCCTCTAGACTGATGAAGGAGCTCACAGATGTACAG